In one Streptomyces sp. NBC_01288 genomic region, the following are encoded:
- the tmk gene encoding dTMP kinase, translating to MTPAEQPTAHQPAPDDALVADSRERAVRALLRQPQLKRLWSAQLVTGVGDTLALLVLVVLAFQAAIAQGSFGGGYRGVAFAVATVFGARILATLLFGAVLLGPLTSLTSQEGPLDRRWTMVGADGLRAALLIVAPLWIDWTPDNALAVLLVTAFVTGVAERFWTVCRESAGPALLPAPPLEGATVRPLPDHMDALRRLSLRTSFVAIPLAAAALVVAALLNNLLGTGVAWFDQHHAALGSYVAAGLFAASLSVLTALELPGIRTPRARSPLEGLRRPRTGTGVDKGRTGAIALLVVACAAVAAAISAAVAVSVLQAQDLHGGPVTFGLLVLGLTGGVVVGIRTAPALLPTLSRRRLLTLAIAFTGIALLAAGLVPDVTTVLLIVTLAGIGAGVAANTGHTLLDQEAEDYRRARTTEHLHAVVRVAVALGALIAPLVAALIGPHRLENGKFVFAHGGAAFTLMLVGALLLPVAALVLAKVDDRAGVPLRHDLRDALLGGDDPDTVPANTGFFIALEGGDGAGKSTQAEALAEWIRGKGHEVVLTREPGATPVGKRLRSILLDVSSAGLSHRAEALLYAADRAEHVDTVVRPALERGAIVVSDRYIDSSVAYQGAGRDLSPTEIARINRWATDGLVPHMTVLLDVDPETARERFTEAPDRLESEPAEFHARVRSGFLTLAAADPSRYLVVDAGQEPEAVTTVIRHRLDTVLPLSEAEIKAQEEARKAAEEEARRKAEEEAARKAEEERLERERQEQLAQLRAEEEERKRRELEEAQRREAERQAEEARQRAEDARRRAEEEKARLLAEEEARAAEETRRRAEADRLRKQAEDEARLRAEAEARRLEKQRKAEAALLAAEEARRLAAEAAAAAERAARQPTAPPVPAAPSAPAGRPEASTVPTPVVKPGAGTGDGARGRSAEDTAVLRPVSSGSGSDSGSGSGDETAVLRSVSGDSEASDSAVRDSAVRDSERTAELPQPPAPAGAADETAVLPPVSAAEETAVLPPVRSDAADETAVLPPVRGQEPSDRVPAGFFRDERPGDRTEGGEDRTRELPQVDEQGAPRRRPRPDWAEETPLDDLPSLADELLGPREDGDFDRDDDTGRGRGRGRGRRG from the coding sequence ATGACGCCAGCCGAGCAGCCAACGGCCCACCAGCCGGCCCCCGACGACGCCCTTGTCGCGGACTCCCGCGAGCGTGCCGTCCGCGCCCTGCTGCGCCAGCCGCAACTCAAGCGGTTGTGGAGCGCACAGCTCGTGACGGGTGTCGGTGACACCCTCGCCCTGCTGGTCCTGGTCGTGCTCGCCTTCCAGGCGGCCATCGCCCAGGGCTCGTTCGGTGGTGGTTATCGGGGTGTGGCGTTCGCGGTGGCGACCGTCTTCGGGGCGCGCATCCTGGCGACGCTGCTCTTCGGGGCGGTGCTGCTCGGCCCGCTCACCTCGCTCACCTCCCAGGAGGGTCCGCTCGACCGGCGCTGGACCATGGTCGGCGCCGACGGTCTGCGGGCCGCGCTGCTGATCGTCGCCCCGCTGTGGATCGACTGGACTCCGGACAACGCACTGGCCGTGCTCCTGGTGACCGCCTTCGTGACCGGGGTCGCCGAGCGCTTCTGGACGGTGTGCCGCGAGAGCGCCGGGCCCGCCCTGCTGCCCGCTCCGCCGCTTGAGGGCGCCACGGTCCGGCCGCTGCCCGACCACATGGACGCGCTGCGCCGGCTGTCGCTGCGCACCAGCTTCGTGGCGATCCCCCTCGCGGCCGCCGCACTCGTCGTGGCGGCCCTGCTCAACAACCTGCTGGGCACGGGCGTCGCCTGGTTCGACCAGCACCACGCCGCGCTCGGTTCGTACGTCGCGGCCGGCCTGTTCGCCGCGTCGCTCTCCGTCCTGACCGCCCTGGAACTGCCCGGAATCCGCACCCCGCGCGCGCGGTCGCCGCTCGAAGGACTGCGCCGCCCCCGGACGGGCACCGGCGTCGACAAGGGCCGTACGGGCGCGATCGCGCTGCTCGTGGTCGCCTGCGCGGCCGTCGCCGCGGCGATCTCCGCCGCCGTCGCCGTGTCCGTGCTCCAGGCCCAGGATCTGCACGGCGGCCCGGTGACCTTCGGACTGCTGGTCCTCGGACTGACCGGCGGGGTTGTGGTCGGCATCCGTACGGCACCCGCCCTGCTGCCGACGCTGTCGCGGCGCCGCCTGCTGACCCTCGCCATCGCCTTCACCGGCATCGCGCTGCTCGCCGCGGGCCTGGTCCCGGACGTCACCACCGTGCTGCTGATCGTCACGCTCGCCGGCATCGGCGCGGGCGTGGCCGCCAACACCGGGCACACCCTGCTCGACCAGGAGGCCGAGGACTACCGGCGGGCCCGCACCACCGAGCACCTGCACGCGGTCGTACGGGTCGCGGTCGCGCTCGGCGCGCTGATCGCCCCCCTGGTGGCCGCGCTGATCGGCCCGCACCGCCTGGAGAACGGCAAGTTCGTGTTCGCGCACGGCGGCGCCGCGTTCACCCTGATGCTGGTCGGCGCCCTGCTGCTGCCGGTCGCCGCACTGGTCCTGGCCAAGGTCGACGACCGCGCGGGAGTGCCGCTGCGGCACGATCTGCGCGACGCGCTGCTCGGCGGCGACGACCCCGACACCGTGCCCGCGAACACCGGCTTCTTCATCGCCCTGGAGGGCGGCGACGGCGCCGGGAAGTCCACCCAGGCCGAAGCCCTCGCCGAGTGGATAAGGGGCAAGGGACACGAGGTCGTGCTCACCCGCGAGCCCGGCGCGACACCGGTCGGCAAGCGGCTGCGGTCGATCCTGCTCGACGTGTCGTCGGCGGGACTGTCCCACCGCGCGGAGGCGCTGCTCTACGCCGCCGACCGTGCGGAGCACGTCGACACGGTCGTACGGCCCGCCCTGGAGCGCGGCGCGATCGTCGTCTCCGACCGCTACATCGATTCCTCCGTCGCCTACCAGGGCGCCGGCCGGGACCTGTCCCCGACCGAGATCGCCCGCATCAACCGCTGGGCGACCGACGGACTCGTCCCGCACATGACCGTCCTGCTGGACGTGGACCCGGAGACCGCCCGCGAGCGGTTCACCGAGGCGCCGGACCGACTGGAGTCGGAGCCCGCCGAGTTCCACGCGCGCGTACGGTCCGGTTTCCTCACCCTGGCCGCCGCCGACCCGAGCCGCTACCTGGTGGTCGACGCGGGCCAGGAGCCCGAGGCCGTCACCACGGTGATCCGGCACCGCCTCGACACCGTCCTGCCGCTCTCCGAGGCCGAGATCAAGGCCCAGGAGGAGGCGCGCAAGGCCGCCGAGGAGGAGGCCCGCCGCAAGGCCGAGGAAGAGGCCGCGCGCAAGGCCGAGGAAGAGCGCCTGGAGCGTGAGCGTCAGGAGCAGCTCGCCCAGCTGCGCGCCGAGGAGGAGGAGCGCAAGCGGCGCGAGCTGGAGGAGGCCCAGCGTCGAGAGGCCGAACGACAGGCGGAAGAGGCCCGGCAGCGCGCCGAGGACGCACGCAGGCGTGCCGAGGAGGAGAAGGCCCGCCTCCTCGCCGAGGAAGAGGCCCGCGCCGCCGAGGAGACCCGCCGCAGGGCGGAGGCCGACCGGCTTCGCAAGCAGGCCGAGGACGAGGCCCGGCTGCGCGCCGAGGCCGAGGCGCGGCGGCTGGAGAAGCAGCGCAAGGCCGAAGCGGCCCTGCTCGCTGCGGAGGAGGCCCGCCGCTTGGCGGCGGAGGCGGCGGCCGCGGCGGAACGGGCGGCTCGACAGCCCACGGCTCCTCCGGTTCCGGCCGCTCCTTCGGCTCCGGCGGGCAGGCCTGAGGCGTCGACTGTGCCGACGCCGGTGGTGAAGCCGGGTGCGGGGACTGGTGACGGTGCGCGTGGGCGGTCGGCGGAGGACACGGCTGTGCTGCGGCCGGTGAGCTCCGGCTCCGGTTCCGATTCCGGTTCAGGTTCCGGGGACGAGACGGCCGTGCTGCGGTCGGTGTCCGGAGACTCCGAGGCGTCCGATTCCGCGGTGCGTGACTCCGCGGTGCGTGACTCCGAGCGGACGGCCGAGCTGCCGCAACCGCCCGCTCCTGCGGGGGCCGCGGACGAGACCGCCGTACTGCCGCCGGTGTCGGCTGCGGAGGAGACGGCCGTGCTGCCGCCCGTGCGGTCCGATGCCGCGGACGAGACCGCGGTGCTGCCGCCGGTGCGTGGTCAGGAGCCGTCGGACCGGGTGCCCGCGGGCTTCTTCCGGGACGAGCGTCCGGGCGACCGGACCGAGGGCGGCGAGGACCGTACCCGCGAGCTTCCCCAGGTCGACGAGCAGGGTGCGCCCCGGCGCCGGCCGCGCCCCGACTGGGCCGAGGAGACTCCCCTGGACGACCTGCCCTCGCTGGCCGACGAACTGCTCGGTCCGCGCGAGGACGGCGACTTCGACCGTGACGACGACACCGGGCGTGGGCGGGGTCGTGGCCGGGGGCGCAGGGGCTGA
- the topA gene encoding type I DNA topoisomerase, producing the protein MSPTSETAHGGRRLVIVESPAKAKTIKGYLGPGYVVEASVGHIRDLPNGAAEVPEKYTGEVRRLGVDVDHDFAPIYVVNADKRAQVKKLKDLLKDSDELFLATDEDREGEAIAWHLLEVLKPKVPVKRMVFHEITKDAIRAAVANPRDLNQPLVDAQETRRILDRLYGYEVSPVLWKKVMPRLSAGRVQSVATRLVVERERERIAFRSAEYWDLTGTFGTGRAGDASDPSTLVARLQAVDGKRVAQGRDFDSLGQIKGANTLHLDETNARALAAALEDTRFAVRSVESKPYRRSPYAPFRTTTLQQEASRKLGFGAKATMQVAQKLYENGYITYMRTDSTTLSETAITAARAQVTQLYGADYLPAQPRVYAGKVKNAQEAHEAIRPSGDRFRTPAETGLTGDQFRLYELIWKRTVASQMKDAVGNSVTVKIAGTSSDGRDVEFSASGKTITFHGFLKAYVEGADDPNAELDDRERRLPQVAEGDALSAEEITVDGHATKPPARYTEASLVKELEEREIGRPSTYASIIGTILDRGYVFKKGTALVPSFLSFAVVNLLEKHFGRLVDYSFTAKMEDDLDRIASGEAQAVPWLRRFYFGEGEATGAAEAGNGDGDHLGGLKELVTDLGAIDAREVSSFPVGNDIMLRVGRYGPYVERGEKDSENHQRADVQEDLAPDELTVELAEELLAKPSGDFELGADPESGNQIIARDGRYGPYVTEVLPEGTPKTGKNAVKPRTASLFKSMTLDTVTLADALKLMSLPRVVGKDAEGVEITAQNGRYGPYLKKGTDSRSLTAEDQLFTITLEEALEIYSQPKQRGRAAGKPPLKELGTDPVSEKPVVVKDGRFGPYVTDGETNATLRSDDSVEEITPERGYELLAEKRAKSPAKKTAKKAPAKKTAAKKAPAKKTTTAKKAVAKKTTTAAKKTTTAAKTATAKKTATSKVTSED; encoded by the coding sequence TTGTCCCCGACCAGCGAGACCGCACACGGCGGCCGCCGACTCGTCATCGTCGAGTCCCCTGCCAAGGCGAAGACGATCAAGGGCTACCTGGGCCCCGGATATGTCGTCGAGGCGAGCGTCGGGCACATCCGCGACCTTCCCAACGGCGCCGCGGAGGTGCCCGAGAAGTACACCGGCGAGGTCCGCCGCCTCGGTGTGGACGTCGACCACGACTTCGCGCCGATCTATGTGGTCAACGCCGACAAGCGGGCCCAGGTCAAGAAGCTCAAGGACCTGCTCAAGGACTCCGACGAACTCTTCCTCGCCACCGATGAGGACCGCGAGGGCGAGGCCATCGCGTGGCACCTTCTTGAGGTCCTGAAGCCCAAGGTCCCGGTCAAGCGCATGGTGTTCCACGAGATCACCAAGGACGCGATCCGCGCCGCCGTCGCCAACCCGCGCGACCTCAACCAGCCCCTGGTCGACGCCCAGGAGACCCGCCGTATCCTCGACCGCCTCTACGGCTACGAGGTCTCACCGGTCCTCTGGAAGAAGGTCATGCCGCGCCTGTCGGCCGGCCGTGTCCAGTCCGTCGCCACCCGGCTCGTCGTCGAGCGTGAGCGCGAGCGCATCGCGTTCCGTTCCGCTGAGTACTGGGACCTGACCGGCACCTTCGGGACCGGCCGGGCGGGCGACGCGAGCGACCCGTCGACCCTTGTCGCACGCCTCCAGGCCGTCGACGGCAAGCGCGTCGCCCAGGGGCGCGATTTCGACTCCCTGGGCCAGATCAAGGGCGCGAACACCCTCCACCTCGACGAGACCAACGCCCGCGCGCTGGCCGCCGCCCTGGAGGACACGCGGTTCGCCGTCCGGTCCGTCGAGTCGAAGCCGTATCGACGTTCTCCGTACGCCCCGTTCCGTACGACGACGCTCCAGCAGGAGGCCAGCCGCAAGCTCGGTTTCGGGGCGAAGGCCACCATGCAGGTCGCGCAGAAGCTGTACGAGAACGGCTACATCACCTACATGCGTACGGACTCCACGACCCTGAGCGAGACGGCGATCACCGCCGCCCGCGCCCAGGTGACGCAGCTGTACGGCGCCGACTACCTGCCGGCCCAGCCCCGCGTGTACGCCGGGAAGGTCAAGAACGCCCAGGAGGCGCACGAGGCGATCCGCCCCTCGGGTGATCGTTTCCGCACGCCCGCCGAGACCGGCCTGACCGGTGACCAGTTCAGGCTGTACGAGCTGATCTGGAAGCGGACCGTCGCCTCCCAGATGAAGGACGCGGTCGGCAACTCCGTCACCGTGAAGATCGCGGGCACCTCGTCCGACGGCCGGGACGTCGAGTTCAGCGCCTCCGGCAAGACGATCACCTTCCACGGCTTCTTGAAGGCCTACGTAGAGGGCGCCGACGACCCGAACGCGGAGCTGGACGACCGCGAGCGCAGGCTGCCGCAGGTCGCCGAGGGCGACGCGCTCAGCGCCGAGGAGATCACGGTCGACGGGCACGCCACCAAGCCCCCGGCCCGCTACACCGAGGCCAGCCTCGTCAAGGAGCTCGAAGAGCGCGAGATCGGCCGCCCGTCGACGTACGCGTCGATCATCGGCACGATCCTCGACCGCGGCTACGTCTTCAAGAAGGGCACGGCCCTGGTGCCGTCCTTCCTGTCCTTCGCCGTCGTCAACCTCCTGGAGAAGCACTTCGGTCGGCTCGTCGACTACAGCTTCACCGCCAAGATGGAGGACGACCTCGACCGCATCGCCAGCGGCGAGGCGCAGGCCGTGCCGTGGCTGCGGCGCTTCTACTTCGGCGAGGGCGAGGCGACGGGCGCCGCCGAGGCCGGCAACGGCGACGGCGACCACCTGGGCGGCCTCAAGGAACTCGTCACCGACCTGGGCGCGATCGACGCCCGCGAGGTGTCGTCCTTCCCGGTCGGCAACGACATCATGCTGCGCGTCGGCCGCTACGGCCCCTACGTGGAGCGCGGCGAGAAGGACTCCGAGAACCACCAGCGCGCCGACGTGCAGGAGGACCTGGCCCCCGACGAGCTGACGGTCGAGCTCGCGGAGGAGCTGCTCGCCAAGCCGAGCGGTGACTTCGAGCTCGGTGCCGACCCGGAGTCGGGCAACCAGATCATCGCCCGCGACGGCCGCTACGGCCCGTACGTCACCGAGGTGCTCCCCGAGGGCACCCCGAAGACCGGGAAGAACGCCGTCAAGCCGCGTACGGCCTCGCTGTTCAAGTCGATGACCCTCGACACGGTGACGCTCGCCGACGCCCTCAAGCTGATGTCGCTGCCGCGCGTCGTCGGCAAGGACGCCGAGGGCGTGGAGATCACCGCGCAGAACGGGCGCTACGGGCCGTACCTGAAGAAGGGCACGGACTCCCGCTCGCTGACGGCCGAGGACCAGCTCTTCACGATCACCCTCGAAGAGGCGCTGGAGATCTACTCCCAGCCCAAGCAGCGCGGCCGGGCCGCCGGCAAGCCGCCGCTGAAGGAACTGGGCACCGACCCGGTCAGCGAGAAGCCCGTCGTCGTCAAGGACGGCCGCTTCGGTCCGTACGTCACCGACGGCGAGACCAACGCGACCCTCCGCTCCGACGACAGTGTCGAGGAGATCACCCCGGAGCGCGGCTACGAGCTGCTCGCCGAGAAGCGGGCCAAGTCGCCCGCCAAGAAGACGGCGAAGAAGGCCCCGGCGAAGAAGACGGCGGCCAAGAAGGCGCCCGCCAAGAAGACGACGACGGCGAAGAAGGCCGTGGCGAAGAAGACGACGACGGCCGCCAAGAAGACGACCACCGCCGCCAAGACCGCGACGGCCAAGAAGACGGCCACCTCCAAGGTGACGTCCGAAGACTGA
- a CDS encoding serine/threonine-protein kinase: MAGDTPEQDEGRVVDGRYRLLRVLGAGGMGRVWLAYDEESACEVAVKEIALPGASGDGGERAQRIARARGEARHAARLRGHPHVATVHDVVLHEGLPWIVTEYVPDGVDLQAVLRRSGPLPPALVARIGLAVLDALTAGHRIGILHGDVKPANILLAPDVSGDPYARVLLTDYGIALQPEAHEPRLTGTAGTPGYLAPERARGEPPTPAADLFSLGATLYAAVEGRGPFDRHGDSATLTALLDEEPTPTVRAGELAPVLQGLLVKDPALRSTPEIAARGLERVGRRVGAAPGSGSTPEGFWPAPGDLGSAPGGFGPAPGGWEAADQPQGAAPGHIASGPRGYAMGGPYVGGPYAPRTPGGSGATPHGSAPYGDQPAAPPGGSTPAGLPTPGTPHTSGTPPTPGTPNTPGGSASPYGPQGQAGSGEGGGPYGRWNPYANSPTMPYQGGCQGARPEAYPAGAPTPPYAGGQGPTYPGGPGPVGGGRRRVPIAAIVALVVAVALVVVGGVWAVSSLSGGKDTAATKKASPSASVSAGSAYPYGEGVGLKKALRTGDCVHAVWSGTAFASRPELRVVSCAHGVPDGQVMAVDAASDFADARAHGGERCAGKVGEAARALADAGVYALTPTEAGFGAAGGGTACLVLGRHVPIGGEIGRFRSTGSSVWTTEMSLGDCWLYVDHKTYFTATLTDCADQHTDQVIGFVTAPRTMTFQEALRQGNKLCGNRFESTWAPGSDRSVFGYLSDESNWRAGFDSVVCTVGQADRSRTTGAISSSGTTA; encoded by the coding sequence ATGGCCGGGGATACGCCGGAACAGGACGAGGGCAGGGTCGTCGACGGCCGCTATCGGCTGCTGCGCGTGCTCGGCGCGGGCGGCATGGGGCGCGTATGGCTCGCGTACGACGAGGAGTCGGCCTGCGAGGTCGCCGTCAAGGAGATCGCGCTGCCGGGTGCGTCGGGGGATGGCGGCGAGCGCGCGCAGCGCATCGCACGGGCTCGCGGTGAGGCGCGGCACGCGGCCCGGTTGCGCGGCCATCCGCATGTGGCGACCGTGCACGACGTGGTGCTCCACGAGGGCCTGCCCTGGATCGTCACGGAGTACGTCCCGGACGGCGTCGACCTCCAGGCGGTCCTACGGCGTTCGGGCCCGCTGCCGCCCGCCCTGGTGGCCCGCATCGGGCTCGCCGTCCTCGACGCGCTCACCGCCGGACACCGCATCGGCATCCTGCACGGGGATGTGAAACCGGCCAACATCCTTCTGGCGCCGGACGTTTCGGGCGATCCATACGCGCGCGTGCTGCTCACCGACTACGGCATCGCCCTCCAGCCCGAGGCCCACGAACCTCGCCTCACCGGCACCGCCGGCACTCCCGGCTACCTCGCCCCGGAGCGGGCTCGCGGTGAGCCGCCGACTCCGGCCGCGGACCTGTTCTCCCTGGGCGCCACGCTGTACGCCGCCGTTGAGGGCCGCGGCCCGTTCGACCGCCACGGTGACTCGGCGACGCTCACGGCTCTGCTCGACGAGGAGCCGACGCCGACCGTCCGTGCGGGTGAACTGGCGCCGGTGCTCCAGGGGTTACTGGTCAAGGACCCGGCGTTGAGGTCGACGCCTGAGATTGCGGCGCGGGGGTTGGAGCGGGTGGGGCGGCGGGTCGGTGCGGCGCCGGGGAGCGGGTCGACGCCGGAGGGCTTCTGGCCGGCGCCGGGCGACCTGGGTTCGGCACCGGGCGGCTTCGGCCCGGCACCGGGTGGCTGGGAGGCGGCCGATCAGCCGCAGGGCGCCGCGCCGGGCCACATCGCGAGCGGGCCGCGCGGATACGCCATGGGCGGTCCCTACGTAGGCGGTCCCTACGCCCCGCGGACGCCGGGAGGGTCCGGGGCCACCCCTCACGGCTCGGCGCCCTACGGTGACCAGCCCGCGGCCCCTCCCGGGGGCTCCACGCCCGCGGGCCTGCCAACCCCTGGCACCCCGCACACTTCCGGCACTCCGCCGACTCCCGGTACGCCGAACACCCCGGGTGGCTCCGCATCGCCGTACGGCCCCCAGGGGCAGGCTGGTTCGGGTGAGGGCGGCGGGCCGTACGGTCGATGGAATCCGTACGCGAACAGCCCCACGATGCCTTATCAGGGCGGCTGTCAGGGTGCCCGGCCGGAGGCCTACCCGGCCGGCGCGCCCACGCCGCCGTACGCGGGCGGTCAGGGGCCGACGTATCCGGGTGGCCCGGGGCCTGTCGGCGGTGGGCGGCGCCGGGTGCCGATCGCGGCGATCGTCGCTCTCGTGGTGGCCGTCGCGCTGGTCGTCGTCGGTGGGGTGTGGGCGGTGAGTTCGCTGAGCGGCGGCAAGGACACGGCGGCGACCAAGAAGGCGTCCCCCTCCGCGTCGGTGTCGGCCGGTTCCGCCTATCCGTACGGCGAGGGAGTCGGGCTCAAGAAGGCGTTGCGGACCGGGGATTGTGTGCACGCGGTGTGGTCCGGGACGGCGTTCGCGTCGCGGCCCGAACTGAGGGTCGTGAGTTGTGCGCACGGCGTTCCGGACGGGCAGGTGATGGCGGTCGACGCGGCGAGCGACTTCGCCGACGCCCGGGCTCACGGGGGCGAGCGGTGCGCGGGGAAGGTGGGGGAGGCGGCCCGGGCTCTGGCCGACGCGGGCGTCTACGCCCTCACTCCGACCGAGGCGGGCTTCGGGGCGGCCGGGGGCGGTACGGCGTGTCTCGTGCTCGGCCGGCATGTGCCGATCGGCGGGGAGATAGGGCGCTTCCGGAGCACCGGGTCGAGCGTGTGGACCACCGAGATGAGCCTCGGTGACTGTTGGCTGTACGTCGACCACAAGACGTACTTCACCGCGACCCTGACCGACTGTGCCGATCAGCACACCGACCAGGTGATCGGTTTCGTGACGGCCCCGCGGACGATGACGTTCCAGGAGGCGCTGCGGCAGGGGAACAAGCTGTGCGGCAACAGGTTCGAGTCGACTTGGGCGCCCGGATCCGACCGTTCCGTCTTCGGGTATCTGTCCGACGAGAGCAACTGGAGGGCCGGTTTCGACTCGGTCGTGTGCACTGTGGGCCAGGCCGATCGGTCCCGGACGACCGGGGCGATATCGTCCTCCGGCACGACCGCGTGA
- a CDS encoding class I SAM-dependent methyltransferase — MSNSTLPTLPVSDRPEVAARLRDALLGAAFTADGLLDLLGAPAYAALARSETVPALRATRGDTPLETLVRLFLLQQPVPHARVADVLPVAACVESGWLVSVGTDEVAATVDVRPYGGPDGEDWFIVSDLGCAVGGAGGIGSREEGVVLGVGGASTTLAGITVRMPVSAALDLGTGSGIQALHAARHATRVTATDLNPRALRITALTLALSGAPAADLREGSLFEPVRDDETYELIVSNPPFVISPGARLTYRDGGMGGDDLCRSLVQQAGDRLREGGFAQFLANWQHVEGEDWQDRLRSWVPRGCDAWIVQREVQDVTQYAELWLRDAGDHQGDTAAYEALYDAWLDEFEARKVKAVGFGWITLRRTDSDAPSITVEEWPHPVEQPLGDTVRVHFDRVDYLRAHDDAALLAAHFRLADEIIQEQVGLPGAEDPEHVVLRQHRGMRRATKVDMVGAGFAGVCDGTLSAGRILDAIAQLVGEDPVLLRDRTPAQIRLLVEQGFLEPVG; from the coding sequence GTGAGTAACTCCACCCTGCCCACCCTGCCCGTATCCGACCGCCCGGAGGTCGCCGCCCGACTCCGGGACGCCCTGCTCGGCGCCGCCTTCACCGCCGACGGACTGCTCGACCTGCTCGGCGCCCCCGCGTACGCGGCGCTGGCCCGCAGCGAGACCGTGCCGGCCCTCCGGGCGACCAGAGGCGACACCCCGCTGGAGACGCTGGTCCGGCTGTTCCTGCTCCAGCAGCCCGTGCCGCACGCACGCGTGGCGGACGTCCTGCCCGTCGCCGCGTGCGTGGAGAGCGGGTGGCTGGTCTCCGTAGGCACCGACGAGGTCGCCGCGACCGTGGACGTACGGCCGTACGGCGGGCCCGACGGCGAGGACTGGTTCATCGTGTCCGACCTGGGATGCGCGGTCGGCGGGGCCGGCGGGATCGGCAGCCGTGAGGAGGGCGTCGTCCTGGGGGTGGGCGGCGCGTCCACCACGCTCGCGGGGATCACCGTACGGATGCCGGTCTCCGCCGCGCTCGACCTCGGCACCGGTTCCGGCATCCAGGCGCTGCACGCGGCCCGGCACGCCACGCGCGTGACGGCCACCGACCTCAACCCCCGTGCCCTGCGCATCACCGCGCTCACCCTCGCGCTGTCCGGCGCGCCGGCCGCCGACCTCCGCGAGGGCTCGCTCTTCGAGCCGGTCCGGGACGACGAGACCTACGAACTCATCGTGTCCAACCCGCCGTTCGTGATCTCGCCGGGCGCCCGGCTGACCTACCGCGACGGCGGGATGGGCGGGGACGATCTGTGCCGGTCGCTCGTTCAGCAGGCGGGCGATCGTCTGCGCGAGGGCGGATTCGCGCAGTTCCTCGCCAACTGGCAGCACGTGGAGGGGGAGGACTGGCAGGACCGGCTGCGCTCCTGGGTGCCGCGCGGGTGCGACGCCTGGATCGTGCAGCGCGAGGTCCAGGACGTCACGCAGTACGCCGAGTTGTGGCTCAGGGACGCGGGCGACCACCAGGGCGACACGGCCGCGTACGAGGCGCTCTACGACGCGTGGCTCGACGAGTTCGAGGCGCGCAAGGTCAAGGCCGTGGGCTTCGGCTGGATCACCCTGCGCAGGACGGACTCCGACGCACCCTCGATCACCGTCGAGGAGTGGCCGCACCCGGTCGAGCAGCCGCTCGGCGACACCGTGCGCGTGCACTTCGACCGGGTCGACTATCTGCGCGCCCATGACGACGCGGCCCTGCTCGCCGCCCACTTCAGACTGGCCGACGAGATCATCCAGGAACAGGTCGGCCTGCCCGGCGCCGAGGACCCCGAGCACGTCGTGCTCCGCCAGCACCGCGGCATGCGCCGGGCGACCAAGGTCGACATGGTCGGCGCGGGCTTCGCCGGCGTCTGCGACGGCACGCTGAGCGCGGGGCGCATCCTGGACGCCATCGCCCAACTCGTGGGCGAGGACCCGGTTCTGCTCCGTGACCGGACGCCGGCGCAGATTCGGTTGTTGGTGGAGCAGGGGTTCTTGGAGCCGGTGGGGTGA
- a CDS encoding small secreted protein has product MEGTNPVNKKLAAALSGGAVLVLALSGCGGSGDDSDAKLDAWAKQVCVAVQPQAKKIEAANTAIQKETSDNSTPEEVQKTDSQAFQDMSDAYKAIGAAVNTAGAPDVDNGAKKQQDAVKELNGISTSYATLKGQVDALNTKDQAKFADGLKDIATSLDKLSTSGNDALKTLEEGDVGKAMTKQEACKTATPVASSSAA; this is encoded by the coding sequence ATGGAAGGGACCAACCCGGTGAACAAGAAGCTCGCGGCCGCACTGTCCGGCGGTGCGGTACTGGTACTGGCGCTGTCGGGATGCGGCGGCAGTGGCGACGACAGCGATGCCAAGCTGGACGCCTGGGCCAAGCAGGTCTGCGTCGCGGTGCAGCCGCAGGCGAAGAAGATCGAGGCCGCCAACACGGCGATCCAGAAGGAGACCTCGGACAACAGCACCCCCGAAGAGGTCCAGAAGACCGACTCGCAGGCCTTCCAGGACATGTCCGACGCCTACAAGGCGATCGGGGCCGCCGTGAACACCGCCGGGGCACCGGACGTCGACAACGGCGCGAAGAAGCAGCAGGACGCGGTGAAGGAGCTCAACGGCATCTCCACGTCGTACGCCACCCTGAAGGGGCAGGTGGACGCGCTGAACACCAAGGACCAGGCGAAGTTCGCGGACGGCCTCAAGGACATCGCGACCTCGCTGGACAAGCTCAGCACGAGCGGGAACGACGCCCTGAAGACCCTCGAAGAGGGCGATGTCGGCAAGGCGATGACCAAGCAGGAGGCCTGCAAGACGGCTACTCCGGTGGCTTCGTCGTCGGCGGCCTGA